Proteins encoded by one window of Pseudonocardia alni:
- a CDS encoding DUF3566 domain-containing protein, whose protein sequence is MSTDDRTPSQDEARTVATDADHDPSTTAAPADHVPGPRDDAEPAADPAAASPPPWRRVPDTHDDRDGGSVADSLLSEAPTAFMTAPGAGAAGATTAVRDPEQRENGTAPADTPRASVRNRPPRQALLQLKRLDPWSVLKMALALAVVLWLVWMVAAGVLYGVLGGMGVWDRLNGTYADLVTSQQETGGSLISVGRVFGLAAVVGAVNSLLFAVAITVVAFVYNVAADLVGGIEVTLSERD, encoded by the coding sequence GTGAGCACCGACGACCGCACCCCGTCGCAGGACGAGGCCCGCACCGTCGCCACCGACGCCGACCACGACCCGTCGACGACGGCGGCCCCGGCCGACCACGTCCCCGGCCCGCGCGACGACGCCGAGCCCGCGGCCGACCCGGCCGCGGCCTCGCCGCCCCCGTGGCGCCGGGTGCCCGACACCCATGACGACCGCGACGGCGGCTCGGTCGCGGACTCGCTGCTGAGCGAGGCCCCGACCGCGTTCATGACCGCCCCCGGCGCAGGTGCGGCCGGCGCGACGACCGCCGTGCGCGACCCGGAGCAGCGCGAGAACGGCACGGCCCCGGCGGACACGCCGCGCGCGTCGGTCCGCAACCGGCCCCCGCGCCAGGCGCTGCTGCAGCTCAAGCGGCTCGACCCGTGGTCGGTGCTGAAGATGGCCCTGGCGCTGGCCGTCGTGCTGTGGCTGGTGTGGATGGTCGCCGCGGGCGTCCTCTACGGCGTGCTCGGCGGGATGGGCGTCTGGGACCGGCTCAACGGCACGTACGCCGACCTGGTCACCTCGCAGCAGGAGACCGGGGGCTCGCTGATCAGCGTCGGCCGGGTCTTCGGGCTCGCCGCCGTCGTCGGCGCGGTGAACAGCCTGCTGTTCGCGGTGGCCATCACCGTGGTCGCGTTCGTCTACAACGTGGCCGCCGACCTGGTCGGCGGCATCGAGGTCACGCTCTCCGAGCGGGACTGA
- a CDS encoding DLW-39 family protein: protein MKKLFVLAVAAGAAYFGWSRFRGVGSDDLWHEATTR, encoded by the coding sequence ATGAAGAAGCTGTTCGTGCTGGCCGTCGCCGCCGGTGCCGCGTACTTCGGCTGGTCCCGCTTCCGCGGTGTCGGGTCCGACGACCTGTGGCACGAGGCCACCACCCGCTGA
- a CDS encoding SDR family oxidoreductase has translation MSRTRDITIGDLTGRLAVVTGASDGIGLGIATRLAAAGAEIVLPVRNRRKGEAAADAIRTRAPGATVSLRELDLSSLGSVAALGVMLRGEGRPIHILVNNAGVMTPPRRATTVDGFELQFGTNHLGHVALVAHLLPLLRAGRARVTSQLSVAARRGRIAWDDLQAQVGYGNGMAAYARSKIAFGLFALELDRRSRAGRWGVTSNVSHPGIAPTSLLAARAEVGREQPARGRRVIGALSARGILVGTAQSAGLPALYAATSPDAHGGRFYGPAGFGGLGGAPAELGLYRPLRSTDDAERIWRVSQELTGVSFDTTDAAATEDTVVLHRDAR, from the coding sequence ATGTCCCGCACCCGCGACATCACCATCGGCGACCTCACCGGCCGGCTCGCCGTCGTCACCGGCGCCAGCGACGGCATCGGGCTCGGTATCGCCACCCGGCTCGCCGCCGCAGGAGCCGAGATCGTGCTGCCCGTCCGCAACCGGCGCAAGGGCGAGGCGGCGGCCGACGCGATCCGCACCCGGGCCCCCGGCGCGACCGTGTCCCTGCGCGAGCTCGACCTGTCGTCGTTGGGCTCCGTCGCCGCGCTCGGCGTCATGCTGCGGGGCGAGGGCCGCCCGATCCACATCCTGGTCAACAACGCCGGCGTCATGACCCCGCCCCGGCGGGCGACGACCGTCGACGGCTTCGAGCTGCAGTTCGGCACCAACCACCTCGGTCACGTGGCCCTCGTCGCGCACCTGCTTCCGCTGCTGCGCGCCGGCCGGGCACGGGTGACCTCCCAGCTCAGCGTCGCCGCGCGCCGCGGCCGGATCGCCTGGGACGACCTCCAGGCGCAGGTCGGCTACGGCAACGGCATGGCCGCCTACGCCCGGTCGAAGATCGCGTTCGGGCTGTTCGCCCTCGAGCTCGACCGCCGCAGCCGCGCCGGGCGCTGGGGCGTCACCAGCAACGTGTCCCACCCCGGGATCGCCCCGACCAGCCTGCTCGCCGCGCGTGCCGAGGTCGGTCGTGAGCAGCCCGCGCGGGGACGACGGGTGATCGGCGCGCTCTCGGCCCGCGGCATCCTCGTCGGGACCGCGCAGAGCGCCGGGCTGCCCGCGCTCTACGCCGCGACCTCCCCGGACGCACACGGTGGGCGGTTCTACGGGCCCGCCGGGTTCGGGGGTCTGGGTGGTGCGCCCGCCGAGCTGGGCCTCTACCGGCCCCTGCGCAGCACCGACGACGCCGAGCGCATCTGGCGCGTCTCGCAGGAGCTCACCGGGGTCTCGTTCGACACCACGGACGCCGCAGCGACCGAGGACACGGTCGTCCTGCACCGCGACGCCCGGTGA
- a CDS encoding DUF3159 domain-containing protein, translated as MPNDLFPLDPTSTVPPGRPEEHRTGEPTRAEGAATLSAAMRTSLDRSGGAVGILLAATPAVAFVAADAAGGLTWAFIALAVAAPVTFGVRLARRESLRAAVVGLAVAGVCAAVAAFSGEARAFFLLPTLIPAALGVLFLGSVLVRRPVTGTLFNRLVGGPEDWRRHPRLIRVYTVSTLAGVVLHALNLTLRAVAYLADQPAVLAALGVAAVPAFAALAAGTLVAARRATGPRVATAA; from the coding sequence GTGCCGAACGATCTCTTCCCGCTCGACCCGACCTCCACCGTGCCGCCGGGCCGCCCGGAGGAGCACCGCACCGGGGAGCCGACCCGGGCCGAGGGTGCCGCCACGCTCTCCGCGGCGATGCGGACCAGCCTGGACCGCTCCGGCGGCGCCGTGGGGATCCTCCTCGCCGCCACGCCCGCCGTCGCCTTCGTGGCGGCCGACGCGGCGGGCGGGCTGACCTGGGCGTTCATCGCGCTCGCCGTCGCCGCGCCGGTGACGTTCGGGGTGCGCCTGGCCCGCCGGGAGTCGCTGCGGGCCGCCGTCGTCGGTCTGGCGGTGGCCGGCGTGTGCGCCGCCGTCGCCGCGTTCTCCGGCGAGGCCCGGGCGTTCTTCCTGCTCCCCACCCTGATCCCGGCCGCACTCGGCGTGCTGTTCCTCGGCTCGGTCCTCGTCCGCCGCCCGGTGACCGGGACCCTGTTCAACCGGCTGGTCGGCGGCCCCGAGGACTGGCGCAGGCACCCCCGGCTGATCCGCGTCTACACCGTCAGCACGCTGGCCGGCGTCGTGCTCCACGCGCTCAACCTCACCCTGCGCGCCGTGGCCTACCTCGCGGACCAGCCCGCCGTCCTGGCCGCGCTCGGCGTCGCCGCCGTACCGGCCTTCGCCGCACTCGCCGCGGGCACTCTCGTCGCCGCCCGCCGCGCGACCGGCCCCCGCGTCGCCACCGCCGCCTGA
- a CDS encoding helix-turn-helix transcriptional regulator, whose amino-acid sequence MIDRVGLAQFLRRRREVLQPEDVGLPRGQRRRTSGLRREEAAALCHMSTDYYARLERERGPRPSEQMVAAIAQGLHLSLDERDHLFRLAGQHPPARGATSDHIGPGLLRILDRLVDTPAEIVTELGETLRQTSLGVALTGDTTGFTGPSRSIGYRWFTDPDARLRHPQEDHAFLSRRYVSGLRAVAARRGPGSRAAHLADLLYPENEEFRALWDSHEVGVRTDDVKRLLHPEVGALELHCQTLLDPDQSHLLLVYTAVPGSETHEKLQLLSVIGAPSAAWYRHGEPAGPRPDET is encoded by the coding sequence ATGATCGACCGGGTGGGCTTGGCCCAGTTCCTGCGGCGGCGCCGTGAGGTACTGCAACCGGAGGACGTGGGGCTGCCGCGGGGGCAGCGCCGTCGTACCAGCGGCCTGCGCCGCGAGGAGGCCGCGGCGCTGTGCCACATGTCGACCGACTACTACGCGCGCCTCGAACGGGAGCGTGGCCCGCGGCCGTCGGAGCAGATGGTCGCCGCGATCGCCCAGGGGCTGCACCTCTCGCTCGACGAGCGCGACCACCTGTTCCGCCTCGCCGGGCAGCATCCGCCCGCCCGGGGCGCGACCAGCGACCACATCGGTCCCGGCCTGCTGCGCATCCTCGACCGCCTCGTCGACACACCCGCCGAGATCGTCACCGAGCTCGGGGAGACGCTGCGCCAGACCTCACTGGGGGTCGCGTTGACCGGCGACACCACCGGGTTCACCGGCCCGTCGCGGAGCATCGGCTACCGCTGGTTCACCGATCCCGACGCCCGTCTGCGCCACCCGCAGGAGGACCACGCGTTCCTGTCGCGGCGCTACGTCTCCGGCCTGCGCGCGGTCGCGGCCCGGCGCGGCCCGGGATCCCGCGCGGCCCACCTCGCCGACCTCCTGTACCCGGAGAACGAGGAGTTCCGCGCGCTCTGGGACTCCCACGAGGTCGGCGTCCGGACCGACGACGTCAAACGCCTCCTCCACCCCGAGGTCGGCGCACTGGAGCTGCACTGCCAGACGCTGCTCGACCCCGATCAGTCCCACCTGCTGCTGGTCTACACCGCCGTCCCGGGCAGTGAGACCCACGAGAAGCTGCAGCTGCTCTCGGTCATCGGGGCACCGTCCGCCGCCTGGTACCGGCACGGCGAGCCGGCCGGCCCGCGGCCGGACGAGACCTGA
- a CDS encoding SRPBCC family protein, with amino-acid sequence MIRATSVRTVSATPETVWSVLSDHEGMSAWAPGLKVAVTRAGTPEPNGVGTVRKVGIGSPGPIVEEVTAFEPGRRLGYRALAGVPLKNYRGEVTLRPVGTGTEITYAVEADKRLPAGETLLAKGLSKVLLSGLVRGVGAGPR; translated from the coding sequence ATGATCAGAGCGACGTCCGTCCGCACCGTGTCCGCGACGCCCGAGACGGTGTGGTCGGTGCTGTCCGACCACGAGGGCATGTCGGCGTGGGCGCCGGGCCTGAAGGTGGCCGTGACGCGGGCCGGGACGCCGGAGCCCAACGGTGTCGGTACCGTCCGCAAGGTCGGCATCGGCTCGCCCGGTCCGATCGTCGAGGAGGTCACCGCGTTCGAGCCGGGGCGACGCCTCGGGTACCGCGCGCTGGCCGGTGTGCCGCTGAAGAACTACCGCGGCGAGGTCACGCTGCGCCCGGTCGGCACCGGTACCGAGATCACCTACGCGGTCGAGGCCGACAAGCGGCTGCCGGCGGGCGAGACGCTGCTCGCGAAGGGACTGTCGAAGGTGCTGCTGTCCGGCCTGGTCCGCGGGGTCGGCGCCGGTCCGCGCTGA
- a CDS encoding YciI family protein, which translates to MAKYLLLKHYRGAPAPKNDVPMDRWAPEEVTAHIRFMQDFAESLKETGEFVDAQALAPEGTFVRYDGEGRPPVTDGPFAETKDLVAGWMIIDVDSYERAVELTGGLSAAPGAGGEPIHEWIELRPFLEARPTVTE; encoded by the coding sequence ATGGCCAAGTACCTGCTGCTCAAGCACTATCGCGGCGCCCCGGCCCCGAAGAACGACGTCCCGATGGACCGCTGGGCTCCCGAGGAGGTCACCGCGCACATCCGCTTCATGCAGGACTTCGCCGAGTCCCTGAAGGAGACCGGTGAGTTCGTCGACGCCCAGGCGCTGGCGCCGGAGGGCACCTTCGTCCGCTACGACGGCGAGGGCCGCCCGCCGGTCACCGACGGTCCGTTCGCGGAGACCAAGGACCTCGTCGCCGGCTGGATGATCATCGACGTCGACAGCTACGAGCGGGCCGTCGAGCTGACCGGTGGGCTGTCGGCGGCCCCCGGCGCCGGTGGGGAGCCGATCCACGAGTGGATCGAGCTGCGGCCGTTCCTCGAGGCCCGGCCGACCGTCACCGAGTGA
- a CDS encoding RNA polymerase sigma factor, whose amino-acid sequence MSGEVAGADAALLRGLVPEVLGILGRRGAGFAAAEDAVQDALTEALRTWPADPPRDPKGWLVTVAWRRFLDATRSETARRGREERAGAEPAPGPAPDRDDALELYFLCAHPSLSPSSAVALTLRAVGGLTTRQIAAAYLVPEATMAQRISRAKRTVAGERFDRPADVATVLRVLYLVFNEGYSGDVDLAAEAIRLTRRLAASVDHPEVAGLLALMLLHHARRAARTGPAGELVPLVEQDRGRWDTALITEGVALLQAALARDRLGEFQAQAAVAALHADAPVAGETDWPQIVEWYDELVRLTGSPVARLNRAVAVGEADGPRAGLAALADLDPALPRWTAVSAHLHERAGERATAARLYAEAAALASSTAERDHLTRCAARLHAGSAG is encoded by the coding sequence GTGAGCGGCGAGGTGGCCGGTGCCGACGCCGCGCTGCTGCGCGGCCTCGTCCCGGAGGTACTGGGGATCCTCGGCCGTCGCGGTGCGGGCTTCGCGGCGGCCGAGGACGCCGTGCAGGACGCGCTCACCGAGGCCCTGCGGACCTGGCCCGCGGACCCGCCGCGGGACCCGAAGGGCTGGCTCGTGACGGTGGCCTGGCGCCGCTTCCTCGACGCCACCCGGTCGGAGACCGCGCGTCGTGGCCGGGAGGAACGGGCCGGGGCCGAGCCGGCGCCCGGCCCGGCGCCGGACCGCGACGACGCGCTCGAGCTGTACTTCCTGTGCGCGCACCCGTCGCTGTCGCCGTCGTCGGCGGTCGCGCTCACCCTGCGCGCGGTCGGCGGGCTCACCACCCGGCAGATCGCCGCGGCCTACCTGGTGCCCGAGGCGACGATGGCGCAGCGGATCAGCCGCGCCAAACGCACCGTCGCGGGGGAGCGGTTCGACCGCCCCGCCGACGTCGCGACCGTCCTGCGGGTGCTCTACCTGGTGTTCAACGAGGGCTACTCCGGCGACGTCGACCTCGCCGCCGAGGCGATCCGGCTGACCCGGCGCCTCGCGGCGTCGGTCGACCACCCCGAGGTCGCGGGCCTGCTCGCCCTGATGCTGCTGCACCACGCCCGCCGCGCCGCCCGCACCGGACCGGCCGGCGAGCTGGTGCCGCTGGTCGAGCAGGACCGCGGCCGCTGGGACACCGCGCTGATCACCGAGGGGGTGGCGCTGCTGCAGGCCGCGCTGGCCCGCGACCGGCTGGGGGAGTTCCAGGCCCAGGCGGCCGTCGCCGCCCTGCACGCCGACGCGCCGGTCGCCGGGGAGACCGACTGGCCCCAGATCGTCGAGTGGTACGACGAGCTGGTCCGGCTCACCGGCAGCCCGGTCGCCCGGCTGAACCGGGCCGTCGCCGTCGGGGAGGCCGACGGGCCACGGGCCGGGCTGGCGGCTCTCGCCGATCTCGACCCGGCGCTGCCCCGCTGGACCGCGGTCAGCGCCCACCTGCACGAACGGGCGGGGGAGCGGGCCACGGCCGCGCGTCTCTACGCCGAGGCCGCGGCACTGGCGTCCTCCACGGCCGAACGGGACCACCTGACCCGGTGCGCCGCCCGTCTCCACGCCGGGTCGGCGGGCTGA
- a CDS encoding ATP-binding SpoIIE family protein phosphatase: MSLVSDPVAVAAPSPLESPARLAAVQATQLLDTGPDEAFNRLTRLVSVVLGTPAVMLTVVDEVRTFLKGTPEPAQIVGADGVWSAPVEDSGCKVVIESGGEICAGDVRADPRLRDLSLMTDFGAAAWLGVPVRDPAGQVVGNLCAMDVVVREWTPLHRETIRTLADAVEGEIALRLVLRETERQAAAAARDAAEIETLARTLQESLLPAQPPRLPGVDIAARFLPGGSGVEVMGDFYDAVPTPDGVAVVIGDVQGKGAGAARTTALARSATRTAAHVENAPAAVLRTVNDVLHVWFDGRISFVTAALASLRRGPSGTWHADLASAGHPPALVRRADGTAEFHGGGGLVLGIGTTPMVADAAVILAAGDSLVLYTDGITEAHVRGHWEQLGEEGARRTLASLDPGADADTIARALTEAALAHCGGHLSDDAGVVVVQVEEPGTGDVDRVVTEHVPHAGVGRETRRSAERVLVGWDLAPGTLADAMLVIEELVANVVDHARTAFRLTLVRGRDALRIEVDDEGAGSPLLQPLDLRAARGRGLQLVEAVTQAWGCDTRGRGKRVWAELAAR, encoded by the coding sequence ATGAGCCTGGTGTCGGATCCCGTTGCGGTCGCGGCACCGTCGCCGCTGGAGTCGCCGGCACGGCTGGCCGCCGTCCAGGCCACCCAGCTGCTGGACACCGGGCCGGACGAGGCGTTCAACCGCCTGACCCGGCTGGTCTCGGTGGTCCTCGGCACCCCGGCGGTCATGCTGACCGTCGTCGACGAGGTCCGGACCTTCCTCAAGGGCACGCCCGAGCCCGCGCAGATCGTCGGAGCGGACGGCGTCTGGTCGGCGCCCGTCGAGGACAGCGGGTGCAAGGTCGTCATCGAGTCGGGCGGGGAGATCTGCGCCGGCGACGTGCGGGCCGACCCACGGCTGCGCGACCTCTCGCTGATGACCGACTTCGGTGCGGCCGCCTGGCTCGGCGTGCCGGTGCGCGACCCCGCGGGCCAGGTCGTGGGCAACCTCTGCGCGATGGACGTGGTCGTCCGTGAGTGGACCCCGCTGCACCGCGAGACGATCCGCACCCTGGCCGACGCCGTCGAGGGCGAGATCGCGCTGCGTCTGGTCCTGCGCGAGACCGAGCGGCAGGCGGCTGCCGCCGCCCGCGACGCCGCCGAGATCGAGACGCTGGCCCGGACGCTGCAGGAGTCGCTGCTGCCCGCGCAGCCCCCGCGGCTGCCCGGGGTCGACATCGCGGCCCGCTTCCTGCCCGGCGGCTCCGGGGTGGAGGTCATGGGAGACTTCTACGACGCCGTCCCCACCCCGGACGGCGTCGCCGTGGTGATCGGCGACGTCCAGGGCAAGGGCGCCGGTGCCGCCCGGACGACCGCGCTGGCCCGCTCGGCCACCCGTACCGCCGCGCACGTCGAGAACGCCCCGGCCGCCGTGCTCCGCACCGTCAACGACGTCCTGCACGTCTGGTTCGACGGCCGCATCAGCTTCGTCACCGCCGCGCTCGCGTCGCTGCGCCGCGGCCCCTCCGGCACCTGGCACGCCGATCTCGCCTCGGCCGGTCACCCGCCCGCCCTCGTGCGACGGGCCGACGGCACCGCGGAGTTCCACGGCGGCGGCGGGCTGGTCCTCGGCATCGGCACCACCCCGATGGTGGCCGACGCGGCCGTCATCCTCGCCGCGGGCGACAGCCTGGTGCTCTACACCGACGGCATCACCGAGGCGCACGTGCGCGGGCACTGGGAGCAGCTGGGGGAGGAGGGCGCCCGGCGCACGCTGGCCTCGCTCGACCCGGGCGCCGACGCCGACACGATCGCGCGCGCCCTCACCGAGGCCGCCCTCGCGCACTGCGGCGGTCACCTCAGCGACGACGCCGGGGTGGTCGTCGTGCAGGTCGAGGAGCCCGGCACCGGCGACGTCGACCGGGTCGTCACCGAGCACGTCCCGCACGCCGGGGTCGGCCGGGAGACACGGCGTTCCGCGGAACGCGTCCTCGTCGGTTGGGACCTCGCCCCCGGCACCCTCGCCGACGCGATGCTGGTCATCGAGGAGCTCGTCGCGAACGTCGTCGACCACGCCCGTACCGCGTTCCGTCTGACCCTGGTCCGGGGCCGGGACGCCCTGCGGATCGAGGTCGACGACGAGGGTGCGGGCAGCCCGCTGCTCCAGCCGCTCGACCTGCGGGCGGCGCGTGGGCGCGGCCTGCAGCTCGTCGAGGCCGTCACGCAGGCCTGGGGCTGTGACACCCGGGGCCGCGGCAAGCGGGTGTGGGCCGAGCTCGCCGCGCGCTGA
- a CDS encoding flavin-containing monooxygenase, producing the protein MEDEHDVVVVGAGVAGLYALHLLRRRGLRVTCVDAAPEPGGVWHHQRFPGARIDTEGAAYQYLFSDELYRDWGWSERFPAGYEVLRWLRFVADRLDLHRDLRLSTPVTAARWDGGRWRVRTGDDELSARFLVRCTGSFTAPRTDAVPGRSDFTGPVVHTGAWPARGPELDGLRVGVVGCGPSAVQLVPALAGRVGRLTVLARTPRFVLPAANPMFGWPERAAYRDRLPAMREAVRSTPSGTGHPSVHRGLHSLGTVHDEDPLALHPARLAGLASDPALRAAAAAVVRDRMRARLGDDHLAAALVPEGDDYGLRPVATDQGWLESFHRDDVEVLPVARNPLTRIRPEGVGLADGTVVGLDAIVLATGFDTGATRAGIDVVGRDGRLLGTGPGLFGMAHPGFPNLFAPLAPTLGYGNDAACLQGQVEWVDRAIGALDADGLSTIEALSCPAEPVAPHAVPGGVAGVLRACDDEAAAGYPSFERR; encoded by the coding sequence GTGGAGGACGAGCACGACGTCGTGGTCGTCGGCGCCGGGGTCGCGGGTCTGTACGCGCTGCACCTGCTGCGCCGGCGCGGTCTGCGGGTGACCTGCGTCGACGCCGCGCCAGAGCCCGGCGGGGTGTGGCACCACCAGCGTTTCCCGGGTGCCCGCATCGACACCGAGGGTGCCGCCTACCAGTACCTGTTCTCCGACGAGCTGTACCGCGACTGGGGCTGGAGCGAGCGCTTCCCGGCCGGCTACGAGGTGCTGCGCTGGCTGCGGTTCGTCGCCGACCGGCTCGACCTGCACCGCGACCTGCGACTGTCCACACCGGTCACCGCCGCCCGCTGGGACGGCGGCCGCTGGCGGGTCCGCACCGGCGACGACGAGCTGTCCGCGCGGTTCCTGGTCCGCTGCACGGGGTCGTTCACCGCACCCCGCACCGACGCCGTCCCCGGCCGGTCGGACTTCACCGGGCCGGTCGTCCACACCGGAGCGTGGCCGGCCAGGGGACCCGAGCTCGACGGGCTGCGGGTCGGCGTCGTCGGCTGCGGGCCGAGCGCGGTCCAGCTGGTCCCGGCCCTGGCCGGGCGGGTCGGCCGGCTCACCGTCCTGGCCCGGACCCCGCGTTTCGTGCTGCCTGCGGCCAACCCGATGTTCGGCTGGCCGGAGCGCGCGGCCTACCGCGACCGGTTGCCCGCGATGCGCGAGGCGGTCCGGTCCACACCGTCCGGCACCGGACACCCGTCTGTCCACAGAGGACTCCACAGTCTGGGGACGGTCCACGACGAGGACCCGCTGGCGCTGCACCCGGCCCGGCTCGCCGGGCTCGCGTCCGACCCGGCACTGCGGGCCGCGGCGGCCGCCGTCGTCCGGGACCGGATGCGGGCGCGGCTGGGCGACGACCACCTCGCGGCGGCGCTGGTCCCGGAGGGCGACGACTACGGCCTGCGCCCCGTCGCGACCGACCAGGGCTGGCTGGAGAGCTTCCACCGCGACGACGTCGAGGTGCTCCCCGTCGCCCGGAACCCGCTCACGCGGATCCGGCCGGAGGGGGTCGGGCTGGCCGACGGGACCGTCGTCGGGCTGGACGCGATCGTGCTGGCCACCGGGTTCGACACGGGCGCGACCCGGGCCGGGATCGACGTCGTCGGCCGCGACGGGCGGCTGCTCGGCACCGGGCCGGGCCTGTTCGGGATGGCGCACCCCGGCTTCCCGAATCTGTTCGCGCCGCTGGCGCCGACCCTCGGGTACGGCAACGACGCGGCCTGCCTGCAGGGGCAGGTCGAGTGGGTCGACCGGGCGATCGGCGCCCTCGACGCCGACGGCCTGTCGACGATCGAGGCGCTGTCGTGCCCGGCGGAGCCGGTCGCGCCCCACGCGGTGCCCGGCGGGGTCGCGGGCGTACTACGCGCCTGCGACGACGAGGCCGCCGCGGGCTACCCGTCGTTCGAGCGGCGCTGA
- a CDS encoding STAS domain-containing protein translates to MADDDRSVPDAAQAAASGPTLRFEQSSHPAGATVLHAIGAIDDDTSPDLWVEMGIWSEAGPELILDLTGVDFLGTAGLNSLLQSRDMLGAEGKRLRVYCGSSRPARRALQVTGAMDLFDVVDRIPEEPASSRNMLFGVPDPDVRLDGQRRSNDG, encoded by the coding sequence ATGGCGGACGACGACCGCTCCGTGCCGGATGCCGCGCAGGCCGCCGCTTCCGGGCCGACGCTGCGCTTCGAGCAGTCCAGCCATCCGGCGGGCGCCACCGTGCTGCACGCGATCGGCGCCATCGACGACGACACATCCCCCGACCTGTGGGTCGAGATGGGCATCTGGTCCGAGGCGGGTCCCGAACTCATCCTCGACCTGACCGGCGTGGACTTCCTGGGGACGGCGGGGCTGAACTCGCTGCTCCAGTCGCGCGACATGCTGGGCGCCGAGGGCAAACGACTCCGGGTGTACTGCGGGTCGAGCCGTCCCGCCCGACGCGCACTCCAGGTGACCGGCGCGATGGACCTGTTCGACGTCGTCGACCGGATCCCCGAGGAGCCGGCCTCGTCGCGGAACATGCTGTTCGGCGTACCGGACCCGGACGTCCGCCTGGACGGTCAGCGCCGCTCGAACGACGGGTAG
- the deoC gene encoding deoxyribose-phosphate aldolase — translation MSATTLSAAAIAGMIDHAILKPELTRTEVDAQLDLAARYRIFSVCVRPSDVAHAAARLAGTGVAVGTVIGFPHGTTSTAAKVAEARQAIADGAAELDVVLNVGRLRSGLTDDVEADIAAVVGAADGRVVKVILETALLSDDEVVAGCRAAESAGAAFVKTSTGFAGGGATPEHLALMRATVGPQVQVKASGGVRDLDTVLAFHAAGVTRFGTSGTATILDDAAARDAGADAAARVDDASY, via the coding sequence GTGAGCGCTACGACCCTCTCCGCCGCCGCGATCGCCGGGATGATCGACCACGCGATCCTCAAGCCCGAGCTGACCCGCACCGAGGTCGACGCCCAGCTCGACCTCGCCGCCCGCTACCGCATCTTCAGCGTGTGCGTACGCCCGTCCGACGTCGCGCACGCCGCCGCCCGGCTCGCGGGGACCGGCGTCGCCGTCGGCACCGTGATCGGCTTCCCGCACGGCACGACCAGCACCGCGGCCAAGGTCGCCGAGGCGCGGCAGGCGATCGCCGACGGTGCCGCCGAGCTGGACGTGGTGCTGAACGTCGGCCGGCTGCGGAGCGGCCTGACCGACGACGTCGAGGCCGACATCGCGGCCGTCGTCGGGGCCGCCGACGGCCGCGTCGTGAAGGTGATCCTGGAGACCGCGCTGCTGTCCGACGACGAGGTGGTCGCCGGCTGCCGGGCCGCCGAGTCGGCGGGCGCGGCGTTCGTGAAGACCTCCACCGGCTTCGCCGGCGGCGGCGCCACGCCCGAGCACCTTGCGCTCATGCGCGCCACCGTCGGACCGCAGGTGCAGGTCAAGGCCTCCGGCGGGGTCCGGGACCTCGACACCGTGCTGGCCTTCCACGCCGCGGGCGTCACCCGCTTCGGCACCAGCGGTACGGCCACGATCCTCGACGACGCCGCGGCCCGCGACGCCGGCGCCGACGCCGCGGCCCGGGTGGACGACGCGTCGTACTGA
- a CDS encoding TetR/AcrR family transcriptional regulator, with the protein MAPPPRRRLPPAQREKQVLDAAVRVFSRDGFHDASMDAVADEAGLSKPMVYTHGGGSKEELLRRCIRRESDRLLESVSGAAAGAPSDAEMRLHRGLRAFFASVTTHRDGWSVLYRQARTGALAGEVHAARTRIVDRVAQLLAAELVVPEGIDPATVTTPIAAALAGAAEGLADWAGDGGDPDDLASTLMALVWPGLALLRS; encoded by the coding sequence ATGGCACCCCCACCCCGCCGCAGGCTCCCGCCCGCACAGCGCGAGAAGCAGGTCCTCGACGCGGCGGTGCGCGTGTTCTCCCGGGACGGGTTCCACGACGCGTCGATGGACGCCGTCGCCGACGAGGCGGGGCTGTCGAAGCCGATGGTCTACACGCACGGCGGGGGTTCGAAGGAGGAGCTGCTGCGGCGGTGCATCCGCCGCGAGTCCGACCGGCTGCTGGAGTCGGTCTCCGGCGCCGCCGCCGGGGCACCGTCCGACGCCGAGATGCGCCTGCACCGCGGCCTCCGGGCGTTCTTCGCCAGCGTGACCACCCACCGCGACGGCTGGTCGGTGCTCTACCGCCAGGCCCGCACCGGGGCACTCGCGGGCGAGGTGCACGCGGCGCGCACCCGCATCGTCGACCGGGTGGCACAGCTGCTGGCCGCCGAGCTGGTCGTCCCCGAGGGGATCGACCCGGCGACGGTCACCACCCCGATCGCGGCGGCGCTGGCGGGTGCAGCCGAGGGTCTGGCCGACTGGGCCGGCGACGGCGGGGACCCCGACGACCTCGCCTCGACGCTGATGGCGCTGGTGTGGCCGGGGCTGGCACTGCTGCGCTCGTAA